From a region of the Odontesthes bonariensis isolate fOdoBon6 chromosome 4, fOdoBon6.hap1, whole genome shotgun sequence genome:
- the LOC142378117 gene encoding intelectin-like gives MAIDVQSSAQLSTRTNFENLQKLSDRSKYGARSCKEIQNIYGEQEDGLYYLTTANGMRYQTFCDMTTAGGGWTLVASVHENAIRGKCTVGDRWSSQQGNYGHFPDGDGNWSNRNTFGVAESATSDDFKNPGYYDIIAENMAVWHVPNNFPLEHWKLGAILRYHTNNRFLSLYRGNLFNLFKQFPVRYNIGSCSQRGPSVPIVYDHGNKESTKTFYGPNSRTEFEPGFITFRAINHERAAMAICSGVKPTGCNTEHYCIGGGGFFPQSHLQCGDFTGFDWGHGASASKEMIESAVLMFYR, from the exons GTACCAGGACAAACTTTGAAAATTTGCAGAAACTGAGTGACAGATCCAAATATGGAGCCAGGAGCTGTAAAGAGATCCAGAACATATACGGTGAACAGGAAG ATGGGTTGTACTACCTGACCACAGCCAATGGCATGCGATATCAGACTTTCTGCGACATGACCACTGCTGGAGGTGGCTGGACACTGGTGGCCAGTGTCCATGAGAACGCCATTCGGGGAAAGTGCACAGTGGGCGATCGCTGGTCCAGTCAGCAGGGTAACTATGGTCATTTTCCAGATGGAGATGGGAACTGGTCCAACAGAAATACTTTTGGAGTAGCAGAGAGTGCCACTTCTGATGATTTTAAG AATCCAGGCTACTATGATATTATAGCGGAGAACATGGCTGTGTGGCATGTTCCCAACAACTTTCCGCTGGAGCACTGGAAACTGGGAGCCATCCTCCGCTACCATACCAATAACCGCTTTCTTAGTCTGTACAGGGGCAACCTTTTTAATCTCTTCAAG CAATTTCCAGTGAGATACAACATCGGCTCATGCTCCCAAAGAGGGCCATCTGTTCCCATTGTGTATGACCATGGAAACAAAGAGTCCACCAAAACATTTTATGGACCGAATTCAAGAA CGGAGTTTGAGCCAGGATTCATCACATTCAGAGCAATAAACCACGAACGAGCAGCCATGGCTATCTGCTCTGGGGTCAAACCAACGGGATGCAACACTGAACAT TATTGCataggaggaggaggattttTCCCTCAAAGCCATTTACAGTGTGGAGACTTCACAGGGTTTGACTGGGGGCATGGGGCGAGCGCCTCCAAAGAGATGATTGAATCTGCTGTCTTAATGTTCTACCGTTGA